The window GGTGCGAAAAATTCAGCTGAGCTAATCATTGATGAAGCTAAGCGAGAAGCGGAAGCCTTGAAGAAAGAAGCACTACTTGAAGCAAAAGATGAAACTCACAAAATTCGAACTGAAGCAGAAAAAGACATCCGTGAACGCCGGGCAGAGCTTCAGAAACAAGAAAACCGGTTATTGCAAAGAGAAGAAAATCTTGATCGCAAGGATGATGCTCTGAATAAGAGAGAATCAGGCTTAGAGCGAAAAGAAGAAGCTCTAACTGACAGACAACAGCATATTGAACAGATGGAAAGTAAAGTGGAAGAGCTAGTACGCGCACAAACGTCAGAGCTTGAACGTATTGCAGCCCTAACGCGCGAAGAAGCGAAGGGGATCATCCTGAAAGAAGTTGAAAACGAACTTTCAACTGATATTGCCGTGATGACCAAAGAAGCAGAAACACGTGCAAAAGAAGAATCTGACAAAAAAGCTCGTGAGATATTATCACTAGCACTACAACGTTTTGCAGCAGATCACGTTGCTGAAACAACCGTATCCGTTGTAAACTTACCGAATGACGAAATGAAAGGCCGTATCATCGGTCGTGAAGGACGTAACATTCGAACACTGGAAACACTAACGGGTATCGATTTAATCATCGATGACACGCCAGAAGCAGTCATTCTATCTGGATTTGATCCAATCCGTCGTGAAACAGCTCGTCTTGCACTTGAAAAATTAGTACAAGATGGACGAATCCATCCAGCTCGCATAGAAGAGATGGTGGAGAAATCACGTCGTGAAATGGACGAGCAAATTCGTGAAACTGGTGAACAAACAACGTTTGAAGTCGGAATTCACAATTTACATCCTGACCTTATGAAGATCCTTGGCCGTATGAAATATCGTACAAGCTATGGTCAAAACGTACTGAAGCATTCAATCGAAGTTGCTCATTTATCAGGACTGCTAGCGGCAGAACTTGGTGAAGATGTGACATTAGCAAGACGTGCAGGATTACTACATGATATCGGGAAAGCCATTGACCACGAGGTTGAAGGCAGTCACGTAGAAATCGGTGTAGAGCTTGCCACAAAATATAAAGAGCATCCTGTTGTGATCAACAGTATTGCCTCTCACCATGGTGACACGGAAGCGACATCTGTCATTGCAGTAATTGTTGCAGCTGCCGATGCCTTATCAGCAGCAAGACCGGGCGCACGTAGCGAAACACTTGAAAACTACATTCGTCGTCTAGAAAAACTGGAAGAAATTTCAGAAAGCTATGATGGAGTAGAAAAATCATTCGCGATTCAAGCAGGACGCGAAATCCGTATCATCGTTCAACCAGAGAAAATTGACGATCTAGCTTCACACCGTTTAGCACGAGATATCCGCAAACGCATTGAAGAAGAACTCGATTATCCTGGTCACATCAAAGTAACGGTCATCCGTGAAACACGCGCAGTCGAATACGCTAAATAAGAATAAACCCAGCTTGTAGACAAATTTTGTCTGCAAGCTTTTTTATTTATAAAATTATTTAGAGAAAATAATTATCATTAATATTGTTTATATTAAGTTTTGCTATCAGGTTATTACTTGGGGAAGCTAATTTAAAAGTGAATATATATGATGTAACGATAATCGATGCGGCCCAGCCGGTTTATTCAGCATAGTTTGGTACATCCTTGGATTGTAAAGATGGATCAATCTATAAGCGGACAGACAATCAAATTCGATAATTTATAAATTCAATTATCCAACCAGTTTGGCAGGGAAAGTTTGGGGAACATAATTGCAGAGTAGCAAAAATGCCGATTAAATGGTAAAAGTGTCATAAGGAAACCTTCCCAAAGAAGTGAATGCAGCCTAGAAAGAGAGGGAATGGCGTATGGAAAAAAGAAAGAATTTATTCATGGTGTCATTGGTTTTAAGTTTAGTTATCTTTGGTTTGTTTGTTCTATCCAAAAGAGGGGGGAATGGCTCCTTGAAAAGGGAATTCGATGGGTTGGAAGTTTCGCCCACATACTCAAGCTACTACTTGCAGAAGAAGGATATTTTCGAAACTACGGAAACGTCCTATGTAGATAAAATCTTTGTTGGCGACAGCATTACGGATCATGGAGAGTTTCATGAGTTTTTCCCGGATCAAGTAATATTGAACCGAGGAATCAGTAAAGATACTTCCGCAGGGGTGTTGAATCGGATTCATGAAGTGGTAGGCAGGAATGCCAAGGAAGTGTACTTGCTGATCGGGGTAAATGATATAAGAACAAAAGTAGAGCAAGCTGTTTATATTGATAATATTAGGAAAATTATTGATACCTTTGCAAATAGTAAATCGGAAATCTACATTCAATCCATCCTCCCAGTAAACAACTCGATCTATGGCAATAAAGTAACGAATGACAAAGTCATACTATTTAATACAGCGCTTAAACAAACAGCGAAAGAACTCAATGTTCATTTTCTGGATTTGTTTCCATCTTTCATCGATCAAAATGGACAATTGAAAAAAGAATATACCTTGGATGGAATTCACCTGAATGGAAAAGGCTACAAAGCTTGGACCGATCTTGTATCTGGCACCCATACAACTTCGAAATAATTCTGAATTGTTATCGAATTGTGTGCGTGCCTGGCACACAAACTATTCAACGCTTGATACATAAACAAAACAGTTTCTAAATATATGTAATAATATTTTATAGTATTTTAATGTTTGCAATCTATTTTTTGTGGGAAGATATTTGCATAGATAGATATGAATTGCTTTGGAGGTAGTGGTTGTGGAGGGCATGGATATTCAGGAAGAGTTTAAACAAATTTTGGAGTATGCGATACAGCGAGGCAATGAAAATGAGCAAATAACGGTGAAAGAATTTGTCAACGAACTGGCAATACATTTGAAACCATTAGTAGAAAAATCAAACACAAAGGGATTGTCTGTGACTCGCTAAGACAATCTTTTTTCATGGATATCTATTTATATTTCTCAATAAAGCACCAAGAAGAAAGAAAACTCTCTCCTCTTTAGCACACTCGATTTAACCAAAAAACGATTTACGCGCAGCTACGATAGAAGGGTAGCTCTTAAAGACTCTTGCCGTACTTAATACTTTTGTAACCATCTGTCCTTATAGTTCCCACAACTCTTCAAAATTCATGTCTCCGATATTTTTTCCGACGCGCGGCAGGAACTTCATCCTAAGAACAAAGCCCATCCTCAACAACCGATACACAAAAAATGCCCTTCATCAAGGAGATGAAGGACACAACTTTCGCGTGATTCGCTGCTTTTTTAAGAAAGATGAACCGCTTTCTCTTTTTCCGCCTCATTATTCAGATGCGAGATGTTATCTTCATCCACATCATCCTCATACTGTGTAACGACACGAGTATCTGGGGCGAAGAGAATCAGGATTAATGAAATGACAAGGCTGGCAATCATGAAGCCGCCAAAGGCAAATGGAGAGGCGCCTAGATTTGCCCCCATGGCTGTCCAAATCATTGGACCGAATCCTACGATGGCCGCTGCAATTTGATAGCCGAGAGATAGCCCTGTGTAACGAACGTTTGCAGGGAAGAGCTCGGAGAATAATGTACCTTGCGTTGCAAAAATGGCTCCCCAGACAAAGCCCAATAAAACAACCTGCATTGTAAAGAACCAGGACGTACTGATAGGGATAGCCATAAAATAAGGAATCGATAACACGATCATCGCGACAAGGCCACCCGTATAAATGATTTTGCGGCCGATAAAATCAGACAGATAGCCGACAAGCGGAATTGTAATGATCATCGTTGCACAGCTTAGCGTTAACCCTAGAAGAGCCGTATCCCGAGAGTAATCTAGATAAGTCGTCGCATAAACCAAGATAAAGGACATTAAAAATACATTGAAGAAGCCATCCCCAAGCTTTAAGCCGATTAGGCGGAAAATATCTTTCGCGTTATGTTTGAAAACGTGAACGACAGGGATTTTCGCAAGCTCTCCTTGCTCTTTCTTTCTTTGGAACTCCGGTGTCTCCTCGATTCCGCTTCGGATCCAAACCGCAATGACAATCAGCACGATACTAAATAGGAAGGGAATACGCCATCCCCAAGCCATAAATTGTGCTTCCGTCGTTAACGCACTGATTAATGTGAAACTAAATGTACCCAATACTAAACCGATTGGAACCCCTAATTGTGGGACTGAGCCGAAAAATCCACGAATTCCCTTGTTTGCGGATTCGGTTGCTAAAAGAACAGCTCCTCCCCATTCTCCGCCAAGCGCGATTCCTTGCATTAATCGCAATATAACTAATAAAGCAGGTGCCAGTATTCCGATTTGGGCATAGGTAGGCAATAGTCCAATTAAAAACGAGCTTCCCCCCATCCCAATCAGTGTCAGCATTAAGGATGCTTTTCGGCCAATCCGATCGCCCATATGGCCAAAAATAATACTTCCGATGGGTCTCGCAGCATAACCAGCTCCAAAAGTGGCAAAGGCGATTAAAATCGACACGGCCGGGTCATGGTTCGGGAAGAAAAGGGAAGTGAAGACCAACCCTGTTGCAGTTCCATACAGGTAAAAGTCATACCATTCGATAATCGACCCTACTAAACTAGCCAATAAAATTTTCGCTTTTTTCATACAGCACCAGCTTTCACATTATTTAATTGAAATAGAATTTCTTAAAATATGTTTTTGAATCTTTCCAACGGGCGTTCGTGGGAATTCCTGAACGAACTCGATGGAATCGGGTACTTTAAATTTAGCTAATCTGCCTTTACAGAATTCGAGCAGCTCTGCCTCCGTCACGTGCATTCCTTGGTTTAAGATAACGAAAGCCTTGATTGCCTCATCCCGCATCTCATCTGGTACGCCGATTACAGCACTTTCATAAACGGCTGGATGTTGAGTTAAAACGCTTTCAACTTCTTGGGCAGCAACATTTTCACCAGATCGCTTAATCATATCCTTTACACGGTCCACGAAGTAGAAATAGCCATCTTCACCGATTCGTGCATTATCGCCGGTCAATAACCAACCGTCCCGTAACGTTTCCCGAGTGGCTTCTTCATTTTTAAAATATTGCTTCATCACTGTACGGCCAGGAACACCTTTGACGGCAATTTGACCAACTGCTCCCCGTTCCACTTCATCTCCATTTTCATCGATAAGCTTGACCTCATACCCGATGCTAGGTCTGCCGATACTTAGATTTTTCCGAATCCCGTTTAATGGATTGAGCAGAGGGATGCCAACTGTTTCGGTCATGCCATACAGCTGCAATAATTTTAAGGCAAACTTGTCTTCAAACTCCTCGATTTGATGTGCTGCAATGGCTTGGGCAAACATGACTAAACGAATAGGATTATCAAGGTCCTCTGCATCATAATCCTTTGCCAGAATCATTCGAATGGGTGCAGCAAATAAGGAGCCGACTGTGCCACCTAGTGATTTTGCTTGTTTAAAATAGCGTGAAGCACTAAATTTTTCCGTCAATGCAAGACTTCCGCCAACTACGAGTGCGGGCATTGTGGAATAGTATTGGGCATTGCCGTGGAAAAGCGGCAGGACGATAAACATTCGGTCATCCTCGGTTACGCCAATGGATTTTGACATGAGTTCGCCAGTAAATAGATAGTTTGCATTTGTCACTTGAACGCCTTTTGGTTTGGAAGTAGTCCCTGATGTGTAAAGCATGCCGACAACATCGTCAGCCGAAACTTTTGGAAAACGACTTGTAGCCGTAGAAGCATTTTCTATGAGGTGATGAAAATTTAATAGGTTTGATGATTCATTCTGGAAGCGCGTTAAAATGATGTGCTGAATCGTAGGCAGCTCGTCAATCATCCCTTGGAACTTTTCAACATGCTCTTCCTCTGTGATCAATAAAACAGATTCAGAATGATTGAGGATGTAATTCATTTCAGTGCTACTCGCCAAAATATTCGTCGGCACCATGATCGCACCAATATGAGCAAGTGCAAACCAGGTCGTTAAAAACTCGATATTGTTTGGTAAATGGAGGGTGACATGATCGCCCACCCCTACATTCAAATCGAGCAAAGCATTACTCAGCTTTAGCACCTCGTCATAAAATTCACGATAGGTCCTGGTCGTTTGAGTTCCATGTGCATCTTCAAAAGCGATAAAAATTTTATCAGGATGAGCAGATACTTTTTCCTCCAACAGTGAACGAAACGTTCGATTCCCCATAATGTCCATCCTTGACCCCCCTCCCTAAAGTAAACGGTTTCAAATTTGAAAAACGTCATTTCATAGACTATAGTCTAAATAATAAATCAACAAGAAAATGAATGTCAATACTATTCTGATAATTCAGATAAATAGTCTAAATAGTAGATAAATAGTCACAATATGGTCTATAGTTTGAAGATATAAACAAATAATTGGAAATGGGGAAACCTACTATGAGGAAAAGGAGTCGACAATTACAAGCAGAGAAAACAAAGCAGCGGATTTTTGAAACGGCATTGGAGTTATTTCAGAAAAAAGGGTTTAACCAGGTGACAGTGGATGAAATTGTCCAAAAAAGTAATAGCTCGAAAGGTGCCTTTTACGGTCATTTTGATTCAAAATATGGAATCTTTCTAGAAAAATTTAAAGAGATTGATACTTTCTACGAGACCTTTATCCAAACAATCGATGAGGAAGCACCTCTTAAAGAGAAAATTTTAACCTTATTTCATGGGCAAATGAATTATTTAGAGCATGAATTGGGCAAAGATTTAATGAGAACGGTTTACACGAACGGATTGATCGAAAGTGAAAATCATTATTTTACGAATACGGAGCGAAGTGTCTATAAAATTCTCATTCGTTTTATCAATACATCGATAGAACGTGGAGAGTTGGTGAAAGAAGCAAATTCTAAAGAAATGGCGATGCTAATCGCTCGATGTATGCGCGGGAATCTCTATGATTGGATTGCTTTTGGAAAAGATTTCAACCTTCAGGAAGAAAGTAAGGTATTTATGGAAATCTTTATGGAAGGGATACTAAAGCAGTATGGTGCGAGAAGGTAGAATGGTCATAATCACCAATAGATAGACAGCTGTATGGGCGAATCCTCTTCTAACCTCTTACTATAATATGGAACATTCGTTAAAATTTATTAAAATAGGTATTTTATGCTATAATTGTTGACGCATAGAAAATTAAAGAATAGTTCATCAGTTGGAATGGGTGTTTTTTGAAGGGAGTACTATCTACATGGAAAAAAGTGAGGAGCAACTACCGCTCTTTATTATAGAATCGATCAAAAGGTGTGAAAAGCTTGGGATGGACAGAGATGCCATTCCACAACCATACAATATAAGTGGCCAGCAGCTTAGTGAGACGTTATTTGAGTTTCGAAAGCTGTTTGATGTGCTTGATTTTTTTGCAAATCAACTTTTGCAAATGATCGAAGGACTGCCATTTATACTTATGATTACGGATGAAAACTGCATATTGCTCGATATTCTGGGGGATGCAGAAATTAAAGGAGCGATGGAAGCGGTCGGCATCAAACCAGGTTCATCGTTTGCAGAAAAACGAGTGGGTACGAATTCAATCGACTTGGCATTAAGGTTAAACCAACCGATGCAAGTGATAGGGAATCAACACTATCAACCGTACCTTCATGGGAATGCCTGCTATTCGGTTCCTTTCACATTTGAATCGAACGGAACAAAAAAGGGGACAATTTCCATTTCCACATTCCTGGATTATCAAAGTCCGCTTCTGTTAGCCATGTTGAATTCGGTGGTCAATTCAATTGAAAGAGAAATACAGCTGAGAGAATCCAATACTCGATTAAATATTCTCAATCAAGTCGTCATCGAATCCTCCAAAAACGGCATTATCGAGCTTGATAAAACAGGGAAGATTACTGAAATAAACACGATTGCAGAGAACATGACAGGATGGGAAAAGGGCATCTTAGTAGATGAGACGATTCCTTTAGGTTCCCAGATTAAGGATATCTTATCAGGCAATGACTTAACCGATCGTGAAATGTGGATTACAAATGAAAAGAACAGCAAGAAAACCGTTGCTTTAGTCGATGGCATACCACTTTATAATGAGCTGGGCCAACTGACAGCTGCCTTTTGTCAAATAAAGGATGTAACGGAGCGATATCATATCCAGGAACGATTAAATTACTTAGCCTTTCATGATGATTTAACGGGTCTTCCGAATCGAAGAAGCTTCCAACAAAAGCTGATTGATAGTCTGGAGCGTTTGAAAATAGAGAAGGGGAACCTTTCCCTGTTTTTACTAGATTTAGATCGTTTCAAATTCATCAACGACACGTTGGGCCACGAAAAAGGTGATTGGCTTCTGGTGGAGATCAGTAATCGATTAAGGGATTTCTTACCCAACCATGCCGAGCTTTTCCGGATGGGGGGCGATGAATTCACCATCCTACTAAATGATTTTCAGGATATGGATGAGGTGACTTCCATTGCAAGCGGAATTATTGAATTATTCAAACAAAGTTTTGTGATTGAAAACTATGAATTTCAAATGAGTTCAAGTATCGGTGTCTCCATCTATCAGGACGGGGAGAAGGACACGATTCCTTTAATCCGAAGAGCAGATACGGCGATGTACCGTGCAAAAGAAAATGGTAAAAACAATTTTGTACTATATGAGGCTAACATGGAGCATCGCTATTTTGAGAAATTAATGTTCCAGCAAGAACTTACATATGCCATGGAAATGAATCATTTGGAACTCTATTATCAGCCACAGGTTTGTCTTTACACCCAAGAGATTATTGGATTAGAGGCGCTTATACGCTGGAACCATCCGAAATTTGGACTGATCATGCCGGGTGATATTATTCCACTGGCGGAGGAATTGGGAATAGCCAATCTTTTAGGGGAATTCGTCCTGCAAAAAGCCTGCCAGCAGCTAACAGAGTGGAAGAGGCGTGGGTTACCACCAATCAAAATCGCCATCAATCTTTCTCCACAGGATTTCTTGAGTCACGCAATTGTTGAAAAAGTCCAGGATGCCCTAGCTCAATACGATATTGATCCGAAGCTATTGGAATTGGAAATTACTGAATCGATGGCCATGGAAGTGTCCAATGCCATTTCCATTATGGAGGAGCTGAATCAGTTAGGTGTCCAGATTGCCATCGATGATTTCGGGAAAGGATTCAGCTCGCTGAGTTATCTAAAAAACTTCCCGATTCACCGGTTGAAAATTGACCGTTCCTTTGTGAATGATATTTTAATTGACCCAAACGATGCCAAAATCATAACAGGCATTATTCATTTAGCCCAAACGCTGGACCTGGAAGTCATTGCGGAAGGTGTCGAAACGAAAGAACAGGCAGATTTCTTAAATGACTTAAAATGTGACGAAGTTCAAGGCTACTTTTATGGGAAGCCTGTGCCCGTGGCAGAAATCGAGGAATTGGTGTTTCAAAATAATAAGTAGGTAACAAACGATCGCTCTTTTGACATTTGTCAAAGGAGTTTTTTTTGTCTTAAGAAAGCGCCACAAATTCCAGGTCATCCATCCAAATTCCCTCTTGTAAATAGACAATTTTCCTAGGAGAAGTTCCTCGTTCAATCAAGAAATAGATTAAGAAAATACCATAATGCCTATTTGTTTCCAATTTTTCTAGTAAAATGGTATAAAAATAGTGTATTGTATATAATTGGAATGATAGTTTTTGGAAATTGAGGTTTTAAGTGTAAAAACTATGAGATTTGTAGTTTGTGTGAGTTTAGATAGAGTAAACTTGAAGAGAATACCAGAAAAGGTATATATTTGATATAGTAATATGGTATTATTATACATATATACTTGTGAAGTTTTTGAATAGGAGGAAATAGAGTGAATAAGAAAACGAGTAAAAAACTATTTAATACAGCACTTGCAACGGCAATGGTAGCAGGGTCAGTGGTTGCGATAGCACCAACAGCTACAGAAGCAGCAGCCGGCACATTTAAAGATTTAAATACAAGTAATTCCCACTACAATACAGTTATGAATCTAGTAGAACGTGGATTAGTAAAGGGCTATCCGGATAATACATTTAAGCCTGGACAATCGGTAAATCGCGCCCATGCAGCGCTAATCCTAGCAAACGTTCTAAAATTAGATACGGTCAATGTAACCGATCCAAAATTTAAAGATGTGCCAAAAGGACACCCATACTATGGGGCAATCGCGGCATTAGCAAATGCGGGCATCATCAAAGGTTTTGAAGATGGTACTTATGGCATGACGAAAACGTTAACAAGAGGGCAAATGGCCGTTATCATCAAAAATGCCTTCGATTTAGAAGCTGGGGATGCGACGACACCTTTCAAGGATATTGCGAAGAACCCTTATAAAGAACACATTACAGCACTATTTGCAAACGGTGTAACAACAGGTACGACACCAACGACATTCGGTGCCGCATCGAATGTGACACGTGGTCAATTTGCGACATTTGTAGTAAAAGCAGAAGCAGCAAATGCTGTTGAGAAAGTAGTGGACATTAAAGATGGTCAAATCATCACAAACAAAGGTACATATGCGATTGAAGGAGACCTGGCAAAAGTATTTAACGCTTCGAACGCGGCTGCTTTAAAAGGAGCAAAAGTCAACTTCAAATTTGCTGGGCAAACAGCGGCATTAGCTTCTTTAGAAGCTGTGGCAGCTGAAGCAACGGCAAAAAGAATTCTAGGTGTGGCGAGCCTTAACTTAGTGGCTGGCAATGCAACATTCGATGCAGGTGGTTATTCAATTCCAGAAGTAACGGTGAGCGGAAACAATGTACAAGTGAAAAACATGGTAGCTGACAAATTAACAATTGCCGATAACCTGACAGTTAACCTAACAGGTGTCGAAGCAAAAGAAGTAACAGTATCAGCAACAACAAAACTAACACTGGATGCTACATCTAAAATTGAAAAGCTGGCAATCCCAGAAGGCAAAGACATTAAAGATGTCATCACAAACTACGATCAAGTAAAAGATCAAATTAAAGAAGTAGTGAAAGTCGATGAAAGTGGAAGTGAAACGCCGGTAGAACCGGGAACTCCAGCTCCAGGATTACCTGGGCCAGGACCATCAACTCCTTCGGCAACTGAATTAGCTATTGATGCAGCAATTAAGAATTTAGTTACTTCTGAGAATAATAGTAAAATTGAAGAGTTTGGTTCTATTACATTTAGTGAATCAACAAATACAATCACATTTACAATTAAATCTGGTTCAGGTACCAAAACAATTGCTGATGTACGTACGGCATTGAAAACTCAAACAGAAGGTGTTGACTACTCTGATTTAGTAAAAGGATTATCTAATGAACAAATTGATACTCTATTAACTATTACTTCAACAACAGTCACTGCTGGTACACATACAAAAGAATTTATGCGTAGTAACTACTTTGATTATTCAACTTTAGATATCAATCGTGAAGCAGTGGTAGAAGATGTAGATTTGTTCATTGATGAAGCAATAAGAAAATCAGGCAAGTCTGTTGTTGATCTTAACCAGTTTGGACAAGTGTTTGATGAAAAAATTACGATTAATGTAGCTGGCATCAGATATACAGTGGATATTGTTGGTTATACACCTGCTAACTAATTTTATTTAGTCAATTCCCCAGAACAAGGGTGTTCTGGGGAATTTCAATGATGAAGCGAAAATTACCAAGTTTTGCTATTGGAGGTAAAGGCTCCTTATGGAAAAGAAGCGAAAACGAAAGAAACGTAAAAAGAGTAAAAAGTGGTTGCTGTATGTCTCGCTAGTGGTCGTGCTTCTGGTCGTGCTTGGTGGTGGGTATGCGTTATACGAGTTTAAGTTTAGAACCTATGATGTGGCAGATGAGAAGGTTGATGAAATTATTGAAGACAATTACATCATCGAACTTCCCGATGGTACCGAAATTGCCGTCGATAAAGAGGGGAATATTTTAGAAGAGGTTTCCGGGGAACTTGTTTCCAATTCAGAGGCTACTTCAAATCAGGCCAATGCAACATCGGGAGGCTCATCATCATCAGCTGGTAATAACAATACAACAACAGACAAGCCGGGATCGTCTTCAAACGAAACGGCCCAAGCAGATGATGAGAAACCGACAGTTAAATCAATAAAAGCGAAATATACGCCATCATTGGAAGCTCTCCAAGCACAGGCAAATTCGAGAATCAATGGACTCATTGCCAATGCAAAATCAGAGTACTCGACGAAAAAAGCAAATGGCGAAAGCATCAGTATCGGTTATTTCTATAACAAATACATGGGGGCTGCTGAAGGCCTTGAAGCAAGCACAGATGCAGCATTCAACAGCTTGATCGGCATTATTGAGAAGGATTTAACATCCAACGGTTTTGATAAGTCGCATGCACAAAGTCTACGAGATGACTATGAGGCGATGAAACAAGCACGTCGTGATAGTATCTTGAGCCAAGTAAAAGGTGCTCTGTAACATAAAAAAGGAAAGCGTCCAATCAGCGCTTTCCATAACTAAAACTATGTTTTCTAATTTTTTTCCGGCTACTCAACAACCAACGAACAGTCACATACACAATGATAAAGAAGCAGGCCCCTGCCATATCAAGCAAGACATCATGGAAAGATGGCGTTCGGCCACCAGTGATTGATTGATGGTATTCGTCGAAGCAAGCACAAAGAAATGTTAACAGGAACGAAATGGTGAATCGTAGAAGGATGGGTTTGAATTTACTTAACAACAAAAACCAAGTCAGTCCCACCAATCCGAACAGAACAAAATGTGCACCTTTTCTGATCAGAAATTCGATGAAGCGATAATAACCACGATCTTCAATGGAGACGATACTGTTTCCGTAGGGGATTTGAATGCTCGCCAAAGAGCCTTCGAGCGGTTTTTCAGGGAGCCATTGTTCTAAGTTCTCAATCAGTGACTGTTCTTCATAGGTTTGACTAGACGAAAAAAACAAAAATCCTAATAAAAGTACTAACAACAAGTAAAGTAAATTTTTCATATACTAATTTTTACCTAAAAATTCCAAAAAATCAATTTATCTACCCTTTTTTTCCTAATCGGTAGGAAATAATTTAGCAACGATATGAAAAAGGTGCTGCCATTGTCAAGAGGAGATGACCAAGTGGAAGAAACAATTAGCTTACAAGATATATTTAAAGTGATTAAGAAACGATTTGTCCATATTGTAAGCATTACAATGATTGCTGCATTGATCGCTGGGGTAATTAGTTTCTTTTTACTGAC is drawn from Lysinibacillus sp. SGAir0095 and contains these coding sequences:
- the rny gene encoding ribonuclease Y, translated to MEYIISALLGLIVGGVVIYLYMKKVNESKVNGAKNSAELIIDEAKREAEALKKEALLEAKDETHKIRTEAEKDIRERRAELQKQENRLLQREENLDRKDDALNKRESGLERKEEALTDRQQHIEQMESKVEELVRAQTSELERIAALTREEAKGIILKEVENELSTDIAVMTKEAETRAKEESDKKAREILSLALQRFAADHVAETTVSVVNLPNDEMKGRIIGREGRNIRTLETLTGIDLIIDDTPEAVILSGFDPIRRETARLALEKLVQDGRIHPARIEEMVEKSRREMDEQIRETGEQTTFEVGIHNLHPDLMKILGRMKYRTSYGQNVLKHSIEVAHLSGLLAAELGEDVTLARRAGLLHDIGKAIDHEVEGSHVEIGVELATKYKEHPVVINSIASHHGDTEATSVIAVIVAAADALSAARPGARSETLENYIRRLEKLEEISESYDGVEKSFAIQAGREIRIIVQPEKIDDLASHRLARDIRKRIEEELDYPGHIKVTVIRETRAVEYAK
- a CDS encoding GDSL-type esterase/lipase family protein → MEKRKNLFMVSLVLSLVIFGLFVLSKRGGNGSLKREFDGLEVSPTYSSYYLQKKDIFETTETSYVDKIFVGDSITDHGEFHEFFPDQVILNRGISKDTSAGVLNRIHEVVGRNAKEVYLLIGVNDIRTKVEQAVYIDNIRKIIDTFANSKSEIYIQSILPVNNSIYGNKVTNDKVILFNTALKQTAKELNVHFLDLFPSFIDQNGQLKKEYTLDGIHLNGKGYKAWTDLVSGTHTTSK
- a CDS encoding MFS transporter, giving the protein MKKAKILLASLVGSIIEWYDFYLYGTATGLVFTSLFFPNHDPAVSILIAFATFGAGYAARPIGSIIFGHMGDRIGRKASLMLTLIGMGGSSFLIGLLPTYAQIGILAPALLVILRLMQGIALGGEWGGAVLLATESANKGIRGFFGSVPQLGVPIGLVLGTFSFTLISALTTEAQFMAWGWRIPFLFSIVLIVIAVWIRSGIEETPEFQRKKEQGELAKIPVVHVFKHNAKDIFRLIGLKLGDGFFNVFLMSFILVYATTYLDYSRDTALLGLTLSCATMIITIPLVGYLSDFIGRKIIYTGGLVAMIVLSIPYFMAIPISTSWFFTMQVVLLGFVWGAIFATQGTLFSELFPANVRYTGLSLGYQIAAAIVGFGPMIWTAMGANLGASPFAFGGFMIASLVISLILILFAPDTRVVTQYEDDVDEDNISHLNNEAEKEKAVHLS
- a CDS encoding AMP-binding protein, whose protein sequence is MDIMGNRTFRSLLEEKVSAHPDKIFIAFEDAHGTQTTRTYREFYDEVLKLSNALLDLNVGVGDHVTLHLPNNIEFLTTWFALAHIGAIMVPTNILASSTEMNYILNHSESVLLITEEEHVEKFQGMIDELPTIQHIILTRFQNESSNLLNFHHLIENASTATSRFPKVSADDVVGMLYTSGTTSKPKGVQVTNANYLFTGELMSKSIGVTEDDRMFIVLPLFHGNAQYYSTMPALVVGGSLALTEKFSASRYFKQAKSLGGTVGSLFAAPIRMILAKDYDAEDLDNPIRLVMFAQAIAAHQIEEFEDKFALKLLQLYGMTETVGIPLLNPLNGIRKNLSIGRPSIGYEVKLIDENGDEVERGAVGQIAVKGVPGRTVMKQYFKNEEATRETLRDGWLLTGDNARIGEDGYFYFVDRVKDMIKRSGENVAAQEVESVLTQHPAVYESAVIGVPDEMRDEAIKAFVILNQGMHVTEAELLEFCKGRLAKFKVPDSIEFVQEFPRTPVGKIQKHILRNSISIK
- a CDS encoding TetR/AcrR family transcriptional regulator; protein product: MRKRSRQLQAEKTKQRIFETALELFQKKGFNQVTVDEIVQKSNSSKGAFYGHFDSKYGIFLEKFKEIDTFYETFIQTIDEEAPLKEKILTLFHGQMNYLEHELGKDLMRTVYTNGLIESENHYFTNTERSVYKILIRFINTSIERGELVKEANSKEMAMLIARCMRGNLYDWIAFGKDFNLQEESKVFMEIFMEGILKQYGARR